A single window of Gossypium hirsutum isolate 1008001.06 chromosome A10, Gossypium_hirsutum_v2.1, whole genome shotgun sequence DNA harbors:
- the LOC107896820 gene encoding zinc finger CCCH domain-containing protein 48, which produces MNVHGRERKRAGNNGVFSYSKANDIFRRNPNPPPISSPSTLKSPDQNKLCKYWMAGHCHRGDKCWYLHSWSLGDGFTMLAKLEGHKKTIRGIALPSGHDKLYSGSSDGTARIWDGHTGKCLHFSNLGDEAGSLITEGAWVFIGMKNVVKALNIHSDLELNLKGPVGQVYAMIVAGDMLFAGAQNGGIIAWRASCETDSFQLAASLEGHNGAVSCLAVGDKMLFSGSLDKTIRVWDIDTFQCIKTFSGHADVVTSLVHCNGYLFSSSLDCTIKVLFATEGQNWVVLYTHKEENGVLILCGMNDAETKPVLFCSYNDDTVRLYDLPSFCERQNIFKKRSESD; this is translated from the exons ATGAATGTACATGGACGAGAAAGAAAACGGGCTGGAAATAACGGAGTATTCTCATACTCCAAAGCCAACGATATTTTTCGTAGAAACCCAAACCCTCCCCCCATTTCATCTCCTTCCACTCTAAAGTCCCCAGACCAAAATAAACTCTGCAAGTACTGGATGGCTGGCCACTGTCACAGAGGTGACAAGTGCTGGTATTTGCATTCTTGGTCTCTTGGGGATGGCTTCACTATGTTGGCAAAGCTTGAGGGCCACAAGAAG ACCATTAGAGGGATTGCCCTTCCTTCAGGGCATGACAAGCTTTATTCTGGAAGCTCCGATGGAACTGCACGGATATGGGACGGCCACACTGGAAAGTGTCTTCATTTTAGTAATCTTGGAGATGAAGCTGGATCTTTGATTACTGAGGGTGCCTGGGTGTTCATTGGCATGAAAAATGTAGTCAAG GCATTAAATATTCACTCAGACCTTGAATTAAATCTAAAAGGGCCAGTTGGGCAAGTCTATGCCATGATTGTTGCTGGGGATATGCTTTTTGCTGGGGCACAG AATGGTGGTATTATTGCATGGAGAGCAAGTTGTGAGACCGATTCTTTTCAGTTAGCTGCGTCCCTGGAAGGCCACAATGGAGCTGTCTCATGCTTGGCTGTGGGAGACAAAATGTTATTTTCTGGGTCTCTGGATAAAACAATCAGG GTGTGGGACATTGACACATTTCAATGCATTAAGACTTTCAGTGGACATGCTGATGTTGTGACATCTCTTGTTCATtgtaatggatatttgttctcAAGCTCACTTGACTGCACCATTAAAGTTTTGTTTGCAACAGAAGGACAAAATTGGGTGGTGCTCTATACTCATAAAGAGGAAAAT GGTGTGCTTATATTATGTGGAATGAATGATGCTGAAACTAAACCAGTCTTGTTCTGCTCTTACAATGATGACACCGTTCGCCTTTATGACTTGCCCTC GTTCTGTGAGAGGCAGAATATTTTCAAA